One window of the Lemur catta isolate mLemCat1 chromosome 6, mLemCat1.pri, whole genome shotgun sequence genome contains the following:
- the PEX26 gene encoding LOW QUALITY PROTEIN: peroxisome assembly protein 26 (The sequence of the model RefSeq protein was modified relative to this genomic sequence to represent the inferred CDS: deleted 1 base in 1 codon) — protein sequence MKSDSSTSAAPLRGAGGPLRSSEPVRAAPARAPAADLLEEAADLLVVHLDFRAALQACERAWRGLAEEPAGTSLEVKCSLCVVGIQALAEMDRWREVLSWVLQYYQVPEKLPPKVLELCILLYSKMQEPGAVLDVVSAWLQDPANQDLPEYGALAELHLQRVLLPLGCLSEAEELVVSSAAFGEEQQLDLLQAIHTARQQQKQQYSGSKEAQKLNQEGALSHKFLSLLTLVRQLWDSAVSHFFSLPFRKSLLAALILCLLVVRFDPASPSSLPFLYKLAQLFAGSRRLCLLASTSSASGTEWSSCIPGPRRPPCPLQQKQGGLSCRSGASLIPERAHLVRRAVSCCLGALPFAPHSGWPWSVMWKRVGPEGATPPEQHCLTPRGPSQRRVWEQGLCP from the exons ATGAAGAGCGACTCCTCGACGTCTGCAGCCCCGCTCAGGGGGGCCGGGGGGCCCCTGCGCAGCAGCGAGCCGGTGCGCGCCGCCCCGGCCCGGGCGCCGGCCGCGGACCTGCTGGAGGAGGCGGCCGACCTCCTCGTGGTGCACCTGGACTTCCGTGCGGCGCTGCAGGCCTGCGAGCGCGCCTGGCGGGGCCTGGCGGAGGAGCCGGCGGGCAC TTCCTTGGAGGTGAAATGCTCCCTGTGTGTTGTGGGGATCCAGGCCCTGGCAGAAATGGATCGGTGGCGGGAAGTCCTCTCCTGGGTCCTTCAGTATTACCAGGTCCCTGAAAAGCTACCCCCCAAAGTCCTGGAGCTGTG TATTCTTTTATACAGCAAAATGCAAGAGCCTGGAGCTGTGCTGGATGTGGTCAGTGCCTGGCTCCAAGACCCAGCCAACCAGGACCTTCCAGAATATGGAGCCTTGGCAGAACTTCACCTGCAGCGGGTCCTGCTGCCTCTGGGCTGTTTGTCAGAGGCTGAAGAGCTAGTGGTGAGCTCTGCAGCCTTTGGTGAGGAGCAGCAGCTGGATTTACTCCAGGCCATTCACACAGCGAGGCAACAACAGAAACAGCAATACTCAGGCTCTAAGGAGGCCCAGAAGCTAAACCAGGAAG GTGCTCTCTCTCACAAGTTCCTGTCACTACTGACGTTGGTTCGCCAGCTTTGGGACTCTGCAGTGAGCCACTTCTTTTCTCTGCCCTTCAGAAAGAGCCTCCTGGCCGCCTTGATCCTCTGTCTCTTGGTGGTGAGGTTTGATCCAG cgtctccttcctccctgcccttcctctaCAAGTTGGCTCAGCTCTTC GCTGGATCCAGAAGGCTGTGTCTTCTCGCCTCTACCAGCTCCGCGTCCGGGACTGAGTGGTCTTCCTGCATACCTGGCCCTCGCCGCCCTCCCTGCCCGCTGCAGCAGAAGCAGGGGGGCCTGTCCTGCAGGAGTGGGGCCAGCCTGATTCCAGAAAGAGCCCATCTTGTCAGGCGTGCTGTGTCTTGCTGCCTGGGTGCCCTCCCCTTTGCACCCCACTCTGGGTGGCCTTGGTCTGTGATGTGGAAACGAGTGGGGCCAGAGGGTGCGACTCCTCCAGAACAGCACTGCCTCACACCCAGAGGCCCCTCGCAAAGGAGGGTTTGGGAACAGGGACTGTGTCCCTGA